From a single Paenibacillus sp. FSL W8-0426 genomic region:
- the dnaJ gene encoding molecular chaperone DnaJ produces MAEKRDYYEVLGVSKNANDDEIKKAYRKLARQYHPDVNKAPDAEAKFKEVKEAYDVISDSQKRAQYDQFGHIDPNQGGFGGADFGGGGFGDIFDMFFGGGGRRDPNAPQRGNDLQYTMTIEFKEAVFGKETDITIPRTESCDTCHGSGAKPGTRPETCSVCHGSGQQEVVQNTPFGRMVNRRACSNCSGTGQIIKEKCSTCSGSGKVRKQRQIHVRIPAGVDDGAQLRMTGEGEGGLRGGPAGDLYIVIRVKSHDFFEREGDDIYCEVPLTFAQAALGDEIEIPTLTEKVKLKIPAGTQTGTYFRLKGKGVPRLRGMGQGDQHVKVVVVTPSKLSEEQKDLLRQFGALSGEQTHEHEQSFFDRVKRAFRGD; encoded by the coding sequence GTGGCTGAAAAGCGTGATTATTATGAGGTGCTCGGCGTCAGCAAAAACGCAAACGACGACGAGATCAAAAAGGCGTATCGCAAGCTGGCGCGTCAGTATCACCCTGACGTAAACAAAGCGCCGGATGCGGAAGCCAAATTCAAGGAAGTCAAAGAAGCTTACGATGTCATCAGCGATAGTCAGAAGCGTGCCCAATATGACCAATTTGGCCATATAGACCCGAATCAAGGCGGATTTGGCGGAGCCGATTTCGGCGGCGGCGGTTTCGGTGACATCTTTGATATGTTCTTTGGCGGTGGCGGCAGACGCGATCCGAATGCGCCGCAGCGGGGGAACGACCTGCAATACACAATGACGATCGAATTCAAGGAAGCGGTGTTCGGCAAGGAAACCGACATTACCATTCCGCGCACCGAAAGCTGCGATACCTGTCATGGTTCCGGAGCGAAACCTGGAACAAGACCGGAAACGTGTTCCGTCTGCCACGGCAGCGGCCAGCAGGAAGTCGTGCAGAATACGCCGTTTGGGCGCATGGTCAACCGCCGTGCCTGCTCCAACTGCAGCGGTACCGGCCAAATCATCAAGGAAAAATGCTCGACATGCAGCGGCAGCGGCAAAGTCCGCAAGCAGCGCCAAATCCATGTGCGCATTCCGGCGGGTGTGGATGACGGTGCCCAGCTGCGCATGACAGGCGAAGGCGAAGGCGGGTTACGCGGGGGTCCTGCAGGAGATTTGTATATCGTCATTCGCGTGAAATCGCATGACTTCTTCGAGCGCGAAGGTGATGATATTTACTGCGAAGTTCCGCTTACTTTTGCCCAGGCAGCACTGGGAGACGAGATCGAAATCCCTACGCTCACGGAAAAAGTGAAGCTCAAAATACCCGCAGGTACACAAACGGGCACCTATTTCCGCTTGAAAGGAAAAGGGGTTCCGCGCCTTCGCGGCATGGGACAGGGCGACCAGCATGTGAAGGTGGTCGTCGTTACGCCTAGCAAGCTGAGCGAGGAACAGAAAGACCTGCTGCGCCAATTCGGCGCTTTGAGCGGAGAACAGACGCATGAGCATGAGCAATCGTTCTTCGACCGGGTGAAACGGGCGTTCCGCGGCGATTGA
- the grpE gene encoding nucleotide exchange factor GrpE, producing MKEEQSFAAEEQQEQTATVEEEQELVNEAGAAEAQADEMAEQEQGELARLKAEAEESQTRLLRAQADFDNFRRRTQKEKEELGKYASMKLVTELIPVIDNFERAMATVPEGPETESFAKGIQMIFRQLETVLGNEGLTAMETVGQPFNPEFHQAIMQVESDEHEEGIVVEEVQKGYMLKDKVLRPAMVKVSS from the coding sequence TTGAAAGAGGAACAATCATTCGCAGCAGAAGAGCAGCAGGAACAAACAGCAACGGTTGAAGAAGAGCAGGAGCTCGTCAATGAAGCAGGCGCTGCTGAAGCGCAGGCAGACGAGATGGCAGAACAGGAGCAAGGTGAGCTTGCCCGTTTGAAAGCGGAAGCCGAAGAAAGCCAGACACGTTTGCTGCGTGCACAGGCTGATTTCGACAACTTCCGTCGCCGTACGCAAAAGGAGAAAGAGGAGCTGGGCAAATACGCTTCGATGAAGCTGGTTACGGAACTGATACCGGTTATCGATAACTTCGAGCGTGCCATGGCGACCGTGCCTGAAGGCCCGGAAACCGAATCTTTTGCCAAAGGCATTCAAATGATCTTCCGCCAGCTCGAAACCGTTCTGGGCAATGAAGGTCTGACTGCGATGGAAACGGTTGGACAACCGTTCAATCCCGAATTCCACCAAGCGATCATGCAGGTGGAGAGCGACGAGCACGAAGAAGGAATCGTTGTCGAGGAAGTCCAAAAAGGGTACATGTTGAAAGATAAGGTTCTTCGTCCGGCCATGGTCAAAGTCAGCTCATAA
- a CDS encoding YfhD family protein — MANHRHSSDVLTKTEKMKQLQSAKNEDVEFSAELADHDDVEALRRSEAADRRQGRELND; from the coding sequence ATGGCAAATCACAGACATTCCAGCGACGTTTTAACCAAGACCGAAAAAATGAAACAGCTCCAGTCGGCCAAAAATGAAGACGTGGAATTCAGTGCAGAGCTTGCCGACCATGACGATGTGGAGGCATTGCGCCGAAGCGAAGCGGCAGACCGCCGTCAGGGACGCGAGCTGAATGACTGA
- the prmA gene encoding 50S ribosomal protein L11 methyltransferase, with product MLWHELTIHTTEEAVEMISNFLHEAGAGGVSIEESGTLNKERDTSYGQWYELPLNDIPEGQAVIKGYFSEGTDMEALQSEIAPRIEQLSEFDIEAGELRYEVRTVDEDDWANAWKQYFKPVRVSERLTIKPTWEEYTPESSDEKIIELDPGMAFGTGTHPTTSLCLRTLETVIQGGEEVIDVGTGSGILAIGAVRLGAKHVLALDLDPVAVSSATENVRLNGLEQRITVKESDLLSVLGSKDPALGVALPVKVIVANILAEIILLFIDDVYNALEADGVYIASGIWKNKEQVVHDALLAAGFEIEAVHRDEDWLAYVARKR from the coding sequence ATGTTATGGCATGAATTGACGATACATACCACAGAGGAAGCTGTGGAGATGATTTCGAACTTTTTGCATGAGGCGGGCGCCGGCGGGGTTTCCATCGAAGAGTCCGGCACATTGAATAAAGAGCGTGACACCTCTTACGGCCAATGGTACGAACTGCCGCTTAACGACATTCCCGAAGGCCAGGCCGTGATCAAGGGATACTTCTCGGAAGGTACGGATATGGAAGCCTTGCAATCGGAAATCGCTCCAAGAATCGAACAGCTCTCCGAGTTTGACATCGAAGCAGGAGAGCTTCGATATGAGGTGCGCACGGTCGACGAAGATGACTGGGCGAATGCATGGAAGCAATACTTCAAGCCGGTGCGCGTTTCGGAACGTTTGACGATCAAGCCGACATGGGAAGAGTATACGCCGGAAAGTTCAGATGAAAAAATTATTGAACTCGATCCGGGCATGGCGTTTGGCACGGGCACGCACCCGACGACCTCACTTTGCCTGCGCACGCTGGAAACCGTCATTCAAGGCGGCGAGGAAGTGATTGACGTGGGTACAGGGTCCGGCATTCTCGCCATCGGTGCCGTTCGGCTTGGCGCGAAGCATGTGCTGGCCCTCGACCTCGATCCGGTAGCCGTATCGAGTGCAACCGAGAACGTGCGTCTGAACGGATTGGAGCAGCGCATTACCGTGAAAGAAAGCGATCTGTTGTCCGTGCTCGGCAGCAAGGATCCGGCTCTCGGAGTTGCCCTGCCGGTCAAAGTGATCGTGGCCAACATTTTGGCGGAGATCATTTTGCTGTTCATTGATGATGTCTACAACGCTCTAGAAGCCGATGGTGTATATATCGCATCGGGCATCTGGAAAAACAAGGAGCAGGTCGTGCATGATGCACTCCTGGCGGCCGGTTTTGAAATTGAAGCGGTGCACCGCGACGAGGACTGGCTGGCGTATGTGGCCAGAAAGAGGTAA
- a CDS encoding N-acetyltransferase, whose amino-acid sequence MSAVCRKAVPEDVEPLYQMIKGYAERGIMLPRSREVLHRQLEHFVVAEVHGEVVGCGSLCKLGEDLVEVRSLGISEGHKGMGIGSLLLDRLVEEARRQRIPKVMALTYEVSFFEKNGFVIVDKEIFPEKVWTDCIHCSKQDCCDEIAVVKELDFMSA is encoded by the coding sequence ATGTCGGCAGTGTGCAGAAAGGCCGTACCGGAAGACGTTGAGCCATTATATCAAATGATAAAGGGATATGCCGAGCGCGGCATTATGCTGCCGCGCTCGCGCGAAGTGCTGCATAGACAACTGGAACATTTCGTCGTTGCCGAAGTGCATGGCGAGGTTGTTGGTTGTGGTTCCCTTTGCAAATTGGGCGAAGATTTGGTAGAGGTCAGGTCGCTTGGTATATCCGAAGGCCATAAAGGGATGGGGATCGGTTCCCTGCTGCTGGACAGACTGGTCGAAGAGGCTCGCAGACAACGCATTCCGAAAGTCATGGCATTGACGTACGAAGTGTCGTTTTTCGAGAAGAATGGGTTTGTTATCGTGGATAAAGAGATTTTTCCCGAAAAGGTGTGGACGGACTGCATTCATTGCAGCAAACAGGACTGCTGCGACGAGATTGCGGTAGTGAAAGAACTGGATTTCATGTCCGCATAA
- the lepA gene encoding translation elongation factor 4: protein MTDIRERQRKIRNFSIIAHIDHGKSTLADRILEYTGALTSREMQEQVLDQMDLERERGITIKLQAVALSYKADDGEEYLLNLIDTPGHVDFTYEVSRSLAACEGALLVVDAAQGIEAQTLANVYLALDNNLEILPVINKIDLPSADPDRVKQEVEDVIGLDASEAVLASAKAGIGIKEILEQVVQKVPAPSGDPDEPLKALIFDSHYDPYKGVIVYVRVIDGKIKSGSKIKMMATGKSFEVIEVGAFKPRMTIVDELNVGDVGFIVAGIRHVGDTRVGDTVTDAKNPTAEPLPGYRKINPMVYCGLYPIETSDYTDLREALEKLQLNDASLSFEPETSSALGFGFRCGFLGLLHMDVIQERIEREFNIPLITTAPSVIYHVTLTNGEVLKIDNPSNYPEVGRIDYVEEPYVKASIIVPNDYVGTIMELCQNKRGEYINMEYLDSNRVTITYDIPLSEIVYDFFDQLKSSTKGYASFDYELSGYRQSNLVKMDILLNGEQVDALSFIVHRDRAYNRGRIICEKLRELIPRQMFEVPIQASVGTKVVARETVKAMRKNVLAKCYGGDISRKRKLLEKQKEGKKRMKQVGNVEVPQEAFMAVLKIDE, encoded by the coding sequence ATGACTGACATTCGGGAAAGACAACGTAAAATTCGCAACTTTTCAATTATTGCACATATAGATCACGGGAAATCGACATTGGCGGACCGGATCTTGGAGTACACGGGTGCTCTCACCTCGCGGGAAATGCAGGAGCAGGTGCTCGACCAGATGGATCTCGAACGTGAACGCGGAATTACGATTAAATTGCAGGCAGTCGCCCTGTCTTACAAGGCAGACGACGGCGAAGAATACCTGCTCAACTTGATCGATACACCGGGACACGTCGATTTCACGTATGAGGTTTCTCGAAGCCTTGCGGCATGCGAAGGCGCATTGCTTGTGGTGGACGCTGCTCAGGGGATTGAAGCGCAGACGCTGGCCAACGTGTACTTGGCCCTCGACAACAATCTGGAGATTTTGCCGGTGATCAACAAAATCGACCTTCCGAGCGCCGATCCCGACCGGGTGAAGCAGGAAGTCGAGGACGTGATCGGCCTTGATGCGAGCGAAGCCGTACTGGCCTCGGCCAAAGCGGGCATCGGCATCAAAGAGATTCTGGAACAGGTCGTGCAGAAGGTTCCCGCGCCGTCAGGCGATCCGGACGAGCCTTTGAAAGCATTGATTTTCGACTCTCACTATGATCCGTACAAAGGCGTTATCGTATATGTGCGCGTCATTGACGGCAAAATCAAATCCGGTTCCAAAATCAAAATGATGGCTACGGGCAAATCCTTTGAGGTTATCGAGGTTGGAGCCTTCAAACCACGCATGACGATCGTCGACGAGCTGAACGTGGGCGACGTTGGCTTCATCGTGGCAGGTATTCGCCATGTCGGCGATACACGCGTCGGTGACACGGTGACGGATGCCAAAAATCCTACGGCCGAACCGCTGCCGGGTTACCGCAAAATCAATCCGATGGTATACTGCGGTCTGTACCCGATCGAAACGTCGGATTACACCGATCTGCGCGAAGCGCTGGAAAAATTGCAGCTGAACGATGCTTCGCTCAGCTTCGAACCGGAAACTTCAAGCGCGCTTGGATTCGGGTTCCGTTGCGGATTCCTTGGATTGCTGCATATGGACGTTATTCAGGAGCGGATTGAACGGGAATTCAACATTCCTTTGATCACAACCGCGCCAAGCGTTATCTATCACGTGACACTAACGAATGGCGAAGTTCTCAAAATCGATAACCCGTCCAACTATCCAGAGGTGGGAAGAATCGATTATGTCGAGGAGCCTTACGTGAAAGCATCCATTATTGTGCCCAACGATTATGTAGGTACAATTATGGAACTGTGCCAAAACAAACGCGGCGAGTACATTAACATGGAATACCTTGACAGCAACCGCGTAACGATTACGTATGACATTCCGTTGTCCGAAATCGTATACGATTTCTTTGATCAATTGAAATCCAGCACCAAAGGATATGCATCCTTCGATTATGAGCTGTCCGGCTACCGCCAGTCCAACCTGGTCAAAATGGACATTCTGCTCAACGGAGAGCAAGTCGATGCATTGTCCTTCATCGTTCACCGCGATCGTGCATACAACCGCGGTCGCATTATCTGCGAGAAGCTGCGCGAGCTGATTCCGCGCCAGATGTTCGAGGTGCCGATCCAGGCATCGGTCGGAACGAAGGTCGTTGCCCGCGAAACGGTGAAGGCGATGCGCAAAAACGTGCTTGCCAAATGTTACGGCGGCGACATCTCGCGGAAACGGAAACTGCTTGAGAAGCAGAAGGAAGGTAAGAAGCGGATGAAGCAGGTGGGTAACGTGGAGGTGCCGCAGGAAGCGTTTATGGCGGTGCTGAAAATCGATGAGTAA
- the hrcA gene encoding heat-inducible transcriptional repressor HrcA, protein MLTERQRMILNAIVDDYIRSAEPVGSRSISKRGDVGYSPATIRNEMADLEEMGFLEQPHTSAGRIPSHKGYRYYVDHLVPWNQVNPGELDDLKSFFAEKLNAMEQVIQHASVILSHMTNYTSIMLGPEVFHTSLRHFQLLPLTDSTAVAIIVTNTGQVENKTVQIPPEISVSEMEKVVNLLNSKLVGVPIYKLKSRLYSELGQELERHISRYEEVMQVLNSAFDNEHDNRLFLSGATNMLTQPEFKDVEKVKDILDLLDETPTLMKLMMPVPGGSGIQVRIGTENDHEAFANCSLITASYCLDGEALGSIGILGPTRMDYARVIHILHALSTDLTAMLTHRFK, encoded by the coding sequence ATGTTAACCGAGCGTCAACGAATGATACTGAACGCCATAGTGGATGATTATATCCGCTCTGCTGAACCCGTAGGGTCCCGCAGCATTTCCAAAAGAGGCGACGTCGGATATAGTCCGGCGACCATCCGCAATGAGATGGCAGACCTTGAAGAAATGGGATTTTTGGAGCAGCCGCATACATCGGCAGGCCGCATTCCTTCACATAAAGGCTATCGATATTACGTCGATCATCTTGTGCCATGGAATCAGGTGAATCCGGGGGAACTGGATGATCTCAAATCGTTTTTCGCGGAAAAGCTGAACGCCATGGAACAGGTCATCCAGCATGCTTCGGTCATTTTGTCTCACATGACGAATTATACGTCGATCATGCTCGGTCCCGAGGTGTTCCATACTTCGCTGCGCCATTTTCAGCTGCTGCCGCTTACTGACAGTACGGCCGTAGCCATTATCGTGACAAACACCGGACAGGTAGAGAACAAAACCGTTCAGATCCCGCCTGAAATTTCGGTGTCCGAAATGGAGAAAGTGGTGAATCTGCTCAACAGCAAGCTGGTCGGCGTGCCGATCTACAAGTTGAAATCCCGACTGTATTCGGAGCTGGGGCAGGAATTGGAACGGCACATTTCAAGATACGAAGAAGTGATGCAGGTACTGAACAGTGCGTTCGACAACGAACATGACAATCGGTTGTTCCTTAGCGGAGCGACCAATATGCTGACTCAGCCTGAGTTCAAGGATGTCGAGAAAGTGAAGGATATTCTTGATCTGCTTGATGAAACGCCGACACTCATGAAGTTGATGATGCCAGTGCCGGGCGGATCGGGGATTCAGGTCCGGATCGGCACCGAAAACGATCATGAGGCATTCGCGAATTGCAGTTTGATTACGGCAAGTTATTGCTTGGACGGAGAAGCATTGGGTTCCATAGGCATATTAGGGCCGACGCGAATGGATTATGCACGCGTCATTCATATATTGCATGCATTATCTACGGATTTGACGGCTATGCTGACGCATCGGTTTAAATAA
- the dnaK gene encoding molecular chaperone DnaK, which yields MSKVIGIDLGTTNSCVAVMEGGEAVVIPNPEGARTTPSVVGFKKDGERVVGETAKRQAITNPDRTIISIKRHMGTSHKENIDGKDYSPQEISAIILQKLKADAEAYLGQSVSQAVITVPAYFNDSQRQATKDAGKIAGLEVLRIVNEPTAAALAYGLEKAEDQTILVYDLGGGTFDVSILELGDGFFEVKATSGDNQLGGDDFDQVIIDYLVSEFKKDQGIDLSKDKAAVQRLKDAAEKAKKELSGVLTTTISLPFITVADGVPQHLELNLSRAKFEELSAGLVERTLGPTRQALSDAGMTANDIDKIVLVGGSTRIPAVQEAIKKLTGKEPHKGVNPDEVVALGAAVQAGVLTGDVKDVVLLDVTPLSLGIETAGGVFTKMIERNTTIPTSKSQVFSTYADNQPSVEIHVLQGEREMAAGNKTLGRFMLGDIPPAPRGVPQIEVTFDIDANGIVNVSATDKGTNKTQKITITSSSGLSDAEVEQMMKDAELHAEEDRKRKELVEAKNNADQLIYSVDKTIKDLGEKADAGEVEKANAAKEKLQGVLASDNLEDIKAATEELTEIVQQLSVKLYEQAQAQAQAEQGGAEQAGSAKRDNVVDADYEVVDEDKK from the coding sequence ATGAGCAAAGTAATCGGTATCGACTTAGGAACAACCAACTCTTGCGTAGCGGTAATGGAAGGCGGCGAAGCCGTCGTTATCCCTAACCCGGAAGGCGCGCGCACGACACCATCCGTTGTCGGCTTCAAAAAAGACGGGGAGCGCGTTGTCGGTGAAACGGCAAAACGCCAGGCGATCACCAACCCGGACCGCACGATCATTTCCATTAAACGTCATATGGGTACTTCCCACAAGGAAAACATTGACGGCAAAGACTACTCGCCGCAAGAAATTTCGGCAATCATCCTGCAAAAGCTGAAAGCTGATGCAGAAGCATATCTCGGCCAAAGCGTATCCCAAGCGGTAATTACCGTACCGGCTTACTTCAACGACAGCCAACGTCAAGCAACCAAAGACGCAGGTAAAATCGCCGGCCTTGAAGTGCTGCGGATCGTCAACGAGCCGACGGCTGCTGCATTGGCATACGGTTTGGAAAAAGCCGAAGATCAAACGATCCTCGTTTATGACCTTGGCGGCGGTACATTCGACGTATCCATCCTTGAACTGGGCGACGGATTCTTCGAAGTTAAAGCGACGAGCGGCGACAACCAACTGGGTGGCGACGACTTCGACCAAGTGATCATCGACTATCTCGTGAGCGAGTTCAAAAAAGATCAAGGTATTGACCTGAGCAAAGATAAAGCAGCCGTGCAACGTCTGAAAGACGCTGCGGAGAAAGCGAAAAAAGAGCTTTCCGGCGTATTGACTACAACCATTTCTCTGCCATTCATCACTGTTGCTGACGGCGTTCCTCAGCACTTGGAGCTCAACCTGTCCCGCGCGAAATTCGAAGAATTGTCCGCAGGTTTGGTAGAGCGCACGCTTGGACCAACTCGCCAAGCATTGAGCGATGCAGGCATGACAGCTAACGATATCGACAAAATCGTACTCGTTGGTGGTTCCACGCGTATTCCTGCCGTTCAGGAAGCGATCAAAAAGCTGACAGGCAAAGAGCCGCACAAAGGCGTTAACCCGGATGAGGTTGTAGCGCTGGGTGCTGCCGTTCAAGCCGGCGTATTGACTGGCGACGTAAAAGACGTGGTATTGCTTGACGTGACTCCACTGTCCCTCGGTATCGAGACCGCAGGCGGCGTATTCACAAAAATGATCGAGCGCAACACAACGATCCCTACAAGCAAATCCCAAGTGTTCTCCACATATGCAGACAATCAGCCTAGCGTTGAGATTCACGTCCTGCAAGGTGAGCGCGAAATGGCTGCAGGCAACAAAACGCTGGGACGTTTCATGCTCGGAGACATTCCTCCAGCACCGCGCGGCGTACCGCAAATCGAAGTTACTTTTGACATCGATGCGAACGGGATCGTCAACGTGTCTGCAACAGACAAAGGAACGAACAAAACGCAAAAAATCACCATCACTTCTTCCAGCGGCCTGAGCGATGCCGAAGTGGAACAAATGATGAAGGATGCCGAGCTGCATGCCGAAGAGGACAGAAAACGCAAAGAGCTGGTTGAGGCGAAAAACAACGCGGATCAGCTGATCTACTCTGTGGACAAAACGATCAAAGATCTCGGCGAAAAAGCAGATGCAGGCGAAGTCGAAAAAGCAAATGCCGCGAAAGAAAAACTGCAGGGCGTGCTTGCTTCCGACAACCTGGAAGATATCAAAGCGGCTACCGAGGAATTGACCGAAATCGTGCAGCAACTGTCCGTAAAACTGTATGAGCAGGCCCAAGCTCAAGCTCAGGCAGAACAAGGCGGCGCGGAGCAAGCGGGTTCCGCTAAACGCGACAACGTCGTGGATGCCGATTACGAAGTTGTGGACGAAGACAAAAAATAA
- the hemW gene encoding radical SAM family heme chaperone HemW: MTLAAHTRNAGAPQAVYLHIPFCTNKCFYCDFNSYVLKDQPVMDYLHALEREMEYTVKATPPGEIKTIFVGGGTPTVLKPDEMAFFLKSVKTYFPNWAEDIEFSMEANPGTTDAEKLAVMKEGGVNRVSFGVQAFQNDLLTGIGRIHNTDDVYRSLENARAAGLHNLSIDLMFGLPNQTVEMLNESIDRALELHLPHYSIYSLKVEENTLFHTLYQKNQLPLPHEDDELQMYLLLMKRMKEAGYVQYEISNFAKPGFESRHNKTYWRNEDYYGLGAGAHGYVGRQRHMNIKGINPYVEAAKTGLPRLDHAEISREEAMEDFLMVGLRMLEGASASRFQEQFGIPMEEVFAIQLTKLLNAGLLERTEDGFRLSEQGILFGNDVFAEFIGSISLNS; encoded by the coding sequence ATGACCTTGGCAGCACATACACGGAACGCAGGCGCGCCTCAAGCGGTATACCTGCATATTCCGTTTTGCACCAACAAATGTTTTTACTGTGATTTCAATTCCTACGTCCTGAAGGACCAGCCCGTCATGGATTATTTGCATGCACTCGAGCGGGAGATGGAATATACCGTCAAAGCCACGCCGCCCGGAGAGATCAAAACGATCTTTGTAGGCGGGGGGACGCCAACCGTGCTCAAGCCGGACGAAATGGCCTTTTTCCTGAAGTCTGTCAAAACGTATTTCCCGAATTGGGCGGAGGACATCGAATTTTCCATGGAGGCCAACCCGGGAACAACGGATGCCGAGAAGCTGGCCGTCATGAAAGAAGGCGGCGTGAATCGCGTCAGCTTTGGCGTTCAAGCGTTCCAGAACGATTTGTTGACAGGCATCGGCCGGATTCACAACACGGATGACGTGTACCGCAGTCTCGAAAACGCGCGCGCCGCAGGGCTGCACAATCTGTCCATCGACCTGATGTTCGGTCTCCCGAACCAGACGGTGGAAATGCTGAACGAGAGCATTGACCGGGCGCTGGAGCTCCATTTGCCGCACTACTCGATCTACAGCCTGAAAGTGGAAGAGAATACGTTGTTCCACACGCTGTATCAAAAAAACCAGCTGCCGCTGCCGCATGAAGATGATGAATTGCAAATGTATCTGTTGTTGATGAAACGGATGAAGGAAGCCGGCTACGTGCAATACGAAATCAGCAACTTTGCGAAACCCGGCTTCGAAAGCCGGCATAACAAAACATACTGGCGCAACGAAGATTATTATGGCCTCGGAGCGGGGGCGCATGGTTACGTTGGCCGTCAGCGTCATATGAATATCAAAGGCATCAACCCGTATGTGGAGGCTGCCAAAACAGGCTTGCCCCGTCTGGATCATGCAGAGATCAGTCGCGAGGAAGCGATGGAGGATTTCCTGATGGTGGGGCTGAGAATGCTGGAAGGGGCGTCTGCATCGCGTTTTCAAGAGCAATTCGGCATACCAATGGAAGAAGTGTTTGCCATACAGTTAACCAAATTGCTGAATGCCGGGCTGCTTGAACGGACGGAAGACGGCTTCCGTCTGAGCGAGCAGGGAATTTTGTTCGGCAACGATGTTTTTGCCGAATTTATAGGCTCGATTTCTCTGAATTCGTAG
- a CDS encoding stage II sporulation protein P, with translation MNKIISWNIGKWKKRCLHVLAMGRTLLLLMIISALFFVILGLGGMAEKRLNNSPVASMKGFASAVSSHFFLDMLGMEMPHLKGDDQQSAFSGENLTNFVFQMLTNVNPQDPKSLIAREMPGMGANQPVLLRHGSGNERAEAPEDYQPDPGVTDSASADGEEPDAGLHEPPEQDNTSPSQEAPGKGEAGNDPPVSDGGKHNGGKQGGQASKPEKKSILVYHSHPREGYNPLLGTKSDNPSSAKPTGNVFQVGTYLADSLEKLGVGVEHAKDDYPSVVKDYNWNYSYKYSRQTVKAALAQNDDLTYLIDIHRDSQRHSKTTTTIDGVGYAKVYFIIGHENPNWRKNEAFAARIHKKLEAKYPGVSRGVWGKDGGGANNGEYNQTLSPHSILIEIGGIDNTAKELESTSKVLADMIAEVYWEDQQVDKASAGTKSKGS, from the coding sequence ATGAACAAAATCATATCGTGGAATATCGGAAAATGGAAAAAAAGATGCCTGCATGTGCTGGCCATGGGTCGGACATTGCTGCTGCTGATGATCATTTCGGCGTTATTCTTCGTCATTCTTGGACTTGGGGGCATGGCCGAAAAACGATTGAATAATTCTCCGGTGGCTTCGATGAAAGGGTTCGCAAGTGCCGTTTCCAGTCATTTTTTTCTTGATATGTTAGGCATGGAGATGCCCCATTTAAAGGGGGATGACCAGCAGTCCGCGTTTTCAGGCGAAAATTTGACGAACTTTGTGTTTCAAATGTTGACGAACGTAAATCCGCAGGACCCTAAAAGCTTGATCGCCAGGGAAATGCCTGGCATGGGCGCCAATCAGCCTGTACTGCTGAGGCACGGATCGGGAAACGAACGTGCGGAGGCGCCGGAGGATTATCAACCCGATCCGGGCGTTACCGATTCGGCTTCGGCAGATGGCGAGGAACCCGATGCCGGTTTGCACGAGCCGCCGGAACAGGACAATACTTCTCCTTCACAGGAAGCTCCGGGCAAGGGGGAGGCTGGGAACGACCCGCCTGTCAGCGATGGAGGGAAACATAATGGAGGCAAACAGGGAGGCCAAGCATCGAAACCGGAGAAAAAATCCATTCTCGTTTATCACTCTCACCCTCGGGAGGGCTACAATCCGTTGCTTGGCACCAAAAGCGACAATCCTTCTTCGGCGAAGCCGACGGGAAATGTTTTTCAAGTGGGAACCTATTTGGCTGACAGTCTGGAGAAGCTGGGCGTCGGCGTGGAGCATGCTAAGGATGACTACCCTTCTGTCGTAAAGGACTACAACTGGAATTATTCTTATAAATATTCACGGCAGACTGTAAAAGCTGCGCTGGCCCAAAACGATGACTTGACATATCTGATCGACATCCACCGGGACTCGCAGCGCCACAGCAAAACGACGACGACGATTGATGGAGTCGGTTATGCCAAGGTGTATTTCATCATCGGGCACGAAAATCCAAATTGGCGCAAGAACGAAGCCTTTGCGGCCAGAATCCATAAAAAACTGGAGGCGAAGTATCCCGGCGTTTCCCGCGGCGTATGGGGCAAGGATGGCGGCGGTGCCAATAACGGCGAATACAACCAGACGCTGTCTCCCCACAGCATCCTGATCGAGATCGGCGGGATCGACAATACGGCCAAAGAACTGGAGAGCACGTCCAAGGTGCTCGCGGACATGATCGCCGAGGTCTATTGGGAAGACCAACAGGTGGATAAAGCGAGTGCCGGAACCAAATCTAAAGGAAGTTGA